DNA from Triticum aestivum cultivar Chinese Spring chromosome 7D, IWGSC CS RefSeq v2.1, whole genome shotgun sequence:
TCCTTTCTTACTTAGAATGTCCTTTTCTCTCTTATCGTCTTCAATTAAATGCTCTACTGAACCTTCTAGCCCTGAACGTGCTGCTAAAACCAATTCTGTTTCAACCTCCGTCTCTAGCTTCTTTATTTGTAGTAACTCCATTGATGTTTGCCACCCTTCTATTTCTTTCGACGACATTTCTTCTGCTTGTTTGCTTACAGAATCAGCATGCTCAGTGGCATCCTAAGAAAGACAGAGCTTGAATATTAATGAGCTAGAAGAACAGAAACTGAAATGTAGTGAATCCTTTAGAGGTTCATAATTAGTTGTTGTCAAAAATTGTCGCAACATAGATTACTACATCTATTTAACTATCACTGTATTCAGGTAGATATCATATAGTTGCCAGTAAATTTCATAAGGGGAATAACTCTTAACAGACAAACCATTCTCTGGTTCAGGTAAACATGGACACTGGTGTCCTTCGTAATCATATAGAACTGCTAAAATTTATTCGTTTGGGTTAGTCTAAAACTTCAAATCATCCTTCTCTTTCACAACTTTCATGCTGTTCGAACATTTCAGTACCTTTTAGATACTTATTATTACATTGGAGTATTATGCCAATGGACTGTAATAGTGCCATCAACACAATACATGTATTACGATATCATCAAATCAGACATTATATAAGCATAGTAGTCCCACTAATGTTATCCAATAAAAAAAATATCAGTAGATACTTAGTGTAAAAACATGTTTGAGTAGCTCTCTAGAAAGACTAGGGTTGATGCAATGAAAGCCTATTTATGTCAAAGTGTTATTTAAAAGGATGCCTGAATTCAAGGAAGTACATCTAACATTGACATTACAGTTTTATGCAAGCTGAGTAAAAGAACGCACAGCTGATTTACCTTTGCAAACTGCTCAAGAAGGGCAGCAGCTTCCTCCTCCACGGCTATGCGGGACTCAAGCACATCCTGCAACTCCAAATCCACCGAATCATAATCAAGCTCCGCATCACGCAGCGCAGTCAACAACCGATCTTTGTCCTTCTCCAGAGCGGCAAGGGAGTCACTGATCCTCTCGGCCCTCTCAAAATCCTCGGCTTCGCATGcctcctccagctccctctccAAATCCTTGTGCCTGGATGCCGCCGAACCGACATCCTCTGCAACCTTCCTCTGCCTACCCGCCAGCTGCCTCCTCTTGGCTGCGACAGCAGCGGCGCTCTGCTGGATTGAATCAAGCTTACTAGATATTTGAGATCTAAGAAGAGCCAACCTCTCCTCGATCCCCACTACTGCAACTACAGCCTCTCCAGCATCCTTGCCACCATCTTCTTCTTTCGCCTCCTGTTTCGCATCCAAAGAATTGACGCTGATTGCATCCAGAGAATTGGCATCCGGATCCACCACAGCTGCATCTCTCTCATCGTCATTGCCTAGTTGGTCAAGGTACTGGATGGGGATAGGGGGAATAGCGTCATATGTAGAAGCATCGGAGAGGCTACTACTACTACTGGTAGTACGAAGTACAGTAGCcgtagcagcggcggcggcgggggcggcggtgttAGCGATTGGCACGGTAGGCGGCAGAGCGGGGGCGGTTTGAGGCGAGCGGCCGTACCCGATGCGCACGGCCCTCTTCTTCTTCCggagcgacgaggaggacggcTGGCGcgagagggcagcggcggcggggggagGCGTGACCGCGACTGGCGAGGCGGGGCGGTGGTTCTGATCTTGGGCTTGGGGCTGGGGGTGTTGGTCCTGGTCTAGTGGAGGCTGAGGGGCGAGCAGGGTGAGATCGGAGAAGAGGTCCTCGTCCAGAGGCTGGGAAGTGGCGCTGGACtcggcgtcggaggcggcggcggcggcgggagggggcgTGGGCGGCTTGGGGGGTTCGGGTGCCTCCTCGGCCTCGGCGGCTGCGGGGTCAGCGGGGGCGAAGAGGACCATGCCCTCGAAGAGcgagtcgccgccgtcgccccaccCGCCGTCCTGCGACGCCATCGGTTCGGCGGCGAGCTCCCGGGGAATCTGCTGCGGCTGACGGGACGCGGGAGGGGGAGGACGCGGAGTGGACCTGTGCGTTAACGGGTGCTGCTCTAGACTCTCGACTCTAGCGGATCATAATACTCTGCTTTGGCTCCGATGCAGGGGAAACTCGGGCTGAACTTTTGTCGCGTGCGAGAGGATTAGACGAAGACGCCAGCTGATTGCATGATCCTCCCCACACGGCAATCCATGTGCCGAGGCTCGACTCAAACCGCAAAGTGTGTCATCATCGTTATCAAGAACTCATAAACAACATCCCCAAAAAGAACTCATAAACAACCATGTGACATactatgtggtaagcaatccaaacttgataaaaaaacagagacaaaacacaCACAGGtttttagagggtgtttgtttcaagggacttattggtttagggacttaaaaaagtccatataagtcccatctaaaccaaacaggagggacttatagggacttattggGGTCATTTGGGACTTATCAAAAAAGACTCTCAGGGAGGAACTTATTGGGACTTATCGATCTGGACGCACCTACCCCGCATCGCCCCGCACGAACCCCGCCCCGCTCGttcccctcctcctcgcctcgctccTTCCCTGCCTCGccccaatcgccgccgccgccggcaccctcaatcgccgccgccatggccgatgagGAGGACGAGATCCCCTTCTTCTCTCAATTCCCCTTGTCTCAACAGACATCCGAAGGCTCATCCGCCGGTGCAAATCTCGGGAGGGGAATGGGTTTCTTGGATCTCAACAGCAACGTCAACGGCTTCCCGGAGTTGGGCTCGTACCAGCAACTCCTCTTCGACCAGTCGGCCGGTCATGGCCTTCCTCCGGTTGGACCTGGTCGTGGGAGGCCCGTGCCCCAGGGCGGAGGAGGCCGAGCACGGTCTCTGAGCATGGGAGGCCGAGCCGGCTCTCACCTGCGTCCGTTCGTCGCCCCGGGCGCAACTGCCGTTGAGGGAGGCGTGATAGGGCGTGGGAGGACCGTGTCGCAGGTCACCGGACGCGGTGTAGGTCGAGCCCATGGGTCCTCATTGGCCGGCAATAGAGGAAAAGCTGCGGGGAAGCAACGTGTGTCGTCAACAAGTGTTAATCGTTTGTATGAACAAGTGTTATTTCGGTTGTCACTATTCTGTAATTCGTTTGTATGAAAAAGGGTTATGTGAACAAGTGTTTTATCAACTTATAAATCCCTGTAAACAAACAGGCAGGGACTCGGGACTTATAAGTCGATGtaaacaaacaggtagggacttatgacttataagttgggacttaaaaaagtcctatGACTTATTAAACAAACAGGGcctaagtccctgtaaacaaacaggcagggactcgggacttataagtcgatgtaaacaaacaggtagggacttatgacttataagttgggacttaaaaaagtcctatGACTTATTAAACAAACAGGGCCTTAATATCTGTCCGTCGCTCGGGAGGATTGGGGCAACGTGTGATTCACTAGAAAGAGAAGTATAACACTGAAGATAACACGACTTTACATGAGAAGTGCAGGGCTGCACGCAGCGCATCCACGGCTGGTACTGCTTCGCGATTTGGACCAGCTGCAAGTGCTACTTGGCGTATAGAGCGGCCAAAGCGAGCGCTGTGTTTCGTATTGCTATATTCGGTGTATCGCGCACTGACCGGCGACTGACGCACACCTGCGGAGCACTTTGCGCGCGCAGGATGAAGGACACAATATTACCGTTGCGACGAACAAATGTGTAATGTAAACACTTTACCCCAAATGCATGTATTTAAGGCCCATGCACCAGCCGTTGTCCCAGTACCGATTGTTTTGGACGTTCTCGttcaaacaagcacacaagcacaGCTAGTTGCCGTGATCCATCGACGCCGCCGTGCCAAGGTGTCCCAGAGCTCATCTTCTGCGCGTCGTCTCCGCAGCCCCCCGCCACTGCTGCCATTGATCCTGTGCCCGAGGTGCGCCGAGACGAGGACTAGATGTCCCATTGACATTTTGCCTGCTCTTGCCGTAACGAATCCCAAAGCCGACCTCCCATGAATATAGATTATAGAATTCATACGCCTCTACCAGCGAATCAAAAATAGTGCCAAGCACCGGGTTGACGCCCACATCAGTCCCCCTATCAGCGAATCCTCTAATAGCAGCTTCCAATGGCGGAACACGGTCAGCTACTACAGCCCTCTCGTCTGGCGCACGAGGACCTCTTGGCCTGCGTTTCGAAAAGCACAAACAACATAGTTATGAAAAATAACTACCACGGATAGCAGAATAAAAAGACCACAAACTGCTGCAACATAGGTTCATAATTACAAAAATCGATTTAGGATCCTTTTTCGGCATGATTGATTCAGACTTTATTCTTCCCCATATCATACATTCAGACTGCTGGAAAAAAAGCCACCAAACTTCTACGAATTGGACTGCACTAAGTACATCCTCCCCCTTGCATTGTTTGAACACTCAATAATGCCAACATGCCAATGGATAACCAGTTTAGGGACTGAAAATTTTGGACAAAGTAACTTATCCATACAATTCAACTGGTTCCCAGCAGCAGCAATTCAATCATTATCTGTCAACGGAACTTAAACCGTTTTTTTATGCAGTGGCAATGATAATTTTCACCAAACGAACGATGCGGTACGGCTTAAGGATAGCTACTAAGAACTTTTCAGCCAGGGATGATTGAGCGCCAGTCTTTATCCCCAATTTGGCCAAACTAGTGAAACTTCTCTCATCAGCTCGTACGAATGCGATCAAGTAAATACAGATTTGCCCAAGGCGACAGCACAATTAGCATGTACCTCCGCTTCCAGCCTACGCGGATGGTGGTGTTAGCCAAAGCCGGGCCGCTGTGACGTAGGGACTGCATTGTGCAGCTCGAGACGACGGCCGGCGACTCGTCGCCACGCCCCCAGAACTGAATGTCGTGCACGAATCCGCCGCGCCACTGCGGCCGCCCGACTCGACGGACCGCCTCCAGAGCTGAAGGTGTTGCAGGACGCCCCGGAAAACTTGCCATCAGCCAAGCCCACCCCTTGATCCAACTGACGCACGCCCGGCGAGACCGGTCCGACGGCCGAATCGGACGAGCCAGCGGCCGAATCGGGCAcagcgtcgccgcccccgcccaaAACGCACGGCGCCTCATGCGCCACTGCATCCCTAGCAGCCAAGATCGATCTGTAGCACCGGCGACCGGGGCGAGCTCGCTAGATTAGATTTTTGACCAAGAACAACTAAATAGGAAGGGATTCACTAACCCAGATACCAACGCCTCCGGCGTCGTCGCTCCGGGGATCGGCATGAGCAGATCCAGGCGGAACAGGAAGCACACCGGCTGCTGTCGCGGCACCACTTGTTCTTCGCCCAGCCGGGAAAGGGACTCGTGCGAGTAGAAGCACATTAGCCTAATCTTTTGCCGTCACCAGTCCAGTCCGTATATAGCTTTAGTCAGCGTCGCCGGTCCCGCTGGACAGGAAACGAACGCCCCCACATTGTACGTCCTGCGCAGCACGCCCACTTTTGCGTGTCGGATAAGTACCACGGCTACTCCACGAGGCCGACGTGCGGTAGGGTATTTGCATGTATCACGCGTTGTATCTCCACTTTACTCATTTTGTTAATCAAACTGCACGCATCACCACGCCGCGCGCGACCGGCCGGATAACTGCGTGCAGTTCGTCCACTCTAGACTTTACATCGTCAATGAAGATGCGACTCAAACAACATAGCGATCTTTAGGTCGTCGAGATGGCACGACCCACGCAACACCAAAACAACCAACTACGACCTAAAGCTTGATAGGCAAGCGCCTGCGACCCAAATCTTAGTGATCCAAAAGCGATACACGAAAAGTAAACACCTATGGCATGGGGCAACGAGCTGCGCCGAACCtcatccgcaaaaaaaaaaaaaaacagtcaCAAGTAAAAGGTGTGTTTATCCCTTTTCTTAGGAAGAGTGTATTTTATGTTGTACTAGATGATATGTACAAGCAAGTAGTTCGTGAGTTTTTTGCAAGACTTACATGTAATATATGACATATAGTGCATACCTATGAAATAAAATTTAGAACTCCACTCCTCCAGCATAGAGTGCATACGAGTTCATAGAAATATCCAGCGTGTTGCGTCGTAATTCGATAGTATTTTGCGTATTATATAGAATAATAAATTCATTTCTTACGATTTAAATATGTGAGAAATTTATGTAGcgctaaaaaataaaaataaaacttgaCATAATAGTAGTTTAGATATCACAACTGAATGCAATGGGATTTAAAATGTTCTTATAGTGTACTGATGCATGTTGCATGATATAGGTCTCTCGTGTCTTCATCGGGTAGTTGTTAACGGACCAagaaaatcctaatcttgatgatGTGAATCACTGTGAGAGCAAAAATAGCTTGCAAATGGGTTTGCCCATATAAGAGCATCTCCGGCCGTTGGCCCCAAGGCGGCGATTTTACGCGCCCCCAGGGGCGAGCCGGTGCTAAAATCGGCGCGGGGGCGAGCGGGTTCGCAGCCGCTCACCCCAGAGTCGCCCCAGACgctttttttattttaaaaaaaaatatgaattcaGCAAAGTTCAGCTAAAATTCGGCAAACTTGACATTAATATTCAACATGTTCGGTTTTTtacataaattattaaaaaaaggcaTCTACGTGGCGAAGAAGTCGATCAGCGAGGCGAAGTCGCCGAcgtcgccgccgtcctcgtcgtcgtcatcggtcttctccttcttgatggcgcggccgcccctgctggacGTCTGCCCGGCGTCTCCATGGCGGACCGGCagtggcggcgcgtcgtcgtcgtcgttgctgtcgtcgaggacgacgatgCCCCCCTCGTCCCGGCCACGGCGACGAGCTGCGAACTGCGCTaaggcggcgcactggcgctccctctCCGTCTGCAGCCAATCGTCGTGCGCCCATTtgagggccgcgtcgtcgtcgagcgcctcctccttgacggcggggaggtccggctcgggcttgacggcggcgagccccggctccgtcttcggcttgacgaaacgcggaggagacgaggaggaggcacgccggccgccctcgttgatggcgatgccggcgctgcgggtgcgccggccgagTGGTGTTGTTGGGAaccgtagcataatttaaaattttcctacgctcaccaagatgcatctatggagtctactagcaacgaggggaaaggagtgcatctacatacccttgtagatcgcgagcggaagcgttccaatgaacgtggatgacggagtcgtactcgccgtgatccaaatcaccgatgaccgagtg
Protein-coding regions in this window:
- the LOC123166949 gene encoding CAP-Gly domain-containing linker protein 1; its protein translation is MASQDGGWGDGGDSLFEGMVLFAPADPAAAEAEEAPEPPKPPTPPPAAAAASDAESSATSQPLDEDLFSDLTLLAPQPPLDQDQHPQPQAQDQNHRPASPVAVTPPPAAAALSRQPSSSSLRKKKRAVRIGYGRSPQTAPALPPTVPIANTAAPAAAAATATVLRTTSSSSSLSDASTYDAIPPIPIQYLDQLGNDDERDAAVVDPDANSLDAISVNSLDAKQEAKEEDGGKDAGEAVVAVVGIEERLALLRSQISSKLDSIQQSAAAVAAKRRQLAGRQRKVAEDVGSAASRHKDLERELEEACEAEDFERAERISDSLAALEKDKDRLLTALRDAELDYDSVDLELQDVLESRIAVEEEAAALLEQFAKDATEHADSVSKQAEEMSSKEIEGWQTSMELLQIKKLETEVETELVLAARSGLEGSVEHLIEDDKREKDILSKKGETLAVELAELLELVRLKEAEIAENNAQMQEVQERIGAVVSRFHGSQSDIDMKINSLQESQTKIDQDTEALALKKNEIDNCISSAEQKDSDLREIINACSAEAKACQQSVEIRRKLASSILKSRQDRIGLLKMEEEISQDIQMLRQQTTDARTSLQEISSKRAGIQQEMATCKQKLSFIDKRGPELEAEKKVAAAARNFKEAGRIAAEAKTLNSEKEELRAKLEKAGTDLEVIEKDIAATTDKIQECEGLIVLKEQESAMASYKRLRLDSSAARAELTAATETDDGEEVEILRKEAEAAESKALELKTLYNLQPDSDEYIFQPVVPIAFITNSTWQHLAEMASSFGLSPET
- the LOC123166953 gene encoding uncharacterized protein; translated protein: MQWRMRRRAFWAGAATLCPIRPLARPIRPSDRSRRACVSWIKGWAWLMASFPGRPATPSALEAVRRVGRPQWRGGFVHDIQFWGRGDESPAVVSSCTMQSLRHSGPALANTTIRVGWKRRPRGPRAPDERAVVADRVPPLEAAIRGFADRGTDVGVNPVLGTIFDSLVEAYEFYNLYSWEVGFGIRYGKSRQNVNGTSSPRLGAPRAQDQWQQWRGAAETTRRR